Proteins from one candidate division KSB1 bacterium genomic window:
- a CDS encoding GIY-YIG nuclease family protein gives MRDRIHAFLKQCGGHASAVAIARALFHLRNAGPAQADQLLAAVLHDDPHVVNDGLGNWHLVASPSSQSPPACLVETPMRPVELRQATAIVIALGVLHDSALGERAMACVVQDTAAVTTDLPTVTAAAFWQQWSGLLQQAVLVSWHPQAASLALGRIAALARQPFLPGRTISLARLARHLLQLPRPPRLPALYAELCGNPAWQEGLSHRLTAESEIVAHLREAAQAQGLTNWEQLAGLARRPARVNFGRFAFDEKFVAQLPAAPGVYLMKDAAGRVIYVGKAANLRRRLQTYFRQPTPEDRKLQQQQAQLRQLHFEVTDTELDALLREQVLIQRFKPALNRRQRLHAVTTQPEKKSGIFIVPIKRPGHGIGGEHVVVYFLSPSALRRTRLPVRRKPGKRVQQLLATFWREGAAAPAGPPPCEVELAARWLAQNCSWVSRITPEECRDPQEAERKLEAVLNAGELFETSVRIVSPVVPEQG, from the coding sequence ATGCGAGATCGAATTCATGCCTTCCTGAAGCAATGCGGCGGCCATGCCTCCGCGGTGGCGATTGCACGCGCCCTGTTTCACCTGCGTAATGCCGGGCCGGCGCAGGCCGACCAGTTGCTGGCGGCTGTGCTGCATGATGATCCACACGTGGTGAACGATGGCCTGGGCAACTGGCATCTCGTTGCCTCCCCGTCATCGCAATCACCGCCGGCCTGCCTGGTCGAAACCCCCATGCGGCCGGTGGAGCTCAGGCAGGCCACTGCCATAGTCATCGCTTTGGGTGTTTTGCATGACAGTGCATTGGGCGAGCGTGCGATGGCATGTGTGGTGCAGGATACCGCTGCGGTGACCACCGATTTGCCCACCGTCACGGCGGCGGCGTTTTGGCAGCAATGGTCGGGTTTGCTGCAGCAGGCGGTGCTTGTCTCGTGGCATCCGCAGGCCGCGAGCCTGGCGCTCGGCCGCATCGCCGCGCTGGCGCGGCAGCCTTTCCTGCCGGGGCGCACGATTTCGCTCGCCCGCCTGGCGCGCCACCTGCTGCAGTTGCCGCGTCCGCCCCGCTTGCCGGCGCTTTATGCCGAACTGTGTGGCAATCCCGCCTGGCAGGAGGGACTGAGCCACCGCCTCACCGCGGAGAGTGAGATTGTGGCGCATTTGCGCGAGGCCGCGCAGGCGCAGGGTTTGACGAATTGGGAGCAGCTCGCCGGCCTGGCGCGCCGCCCGGCACGAGTGAACTTTGGCAGGTTCGCTTTTGATGAAAAGTTCGTCGCACAATTGCCCGCCGCGCCGGGGGTGTATCTGATGAAGGATGCCGCCGGCCGGGTGATTTATGTGGGCAAGGCCGCAAATTTGCGCCGGCGGTTGCAAACTTATTTTCGACAACCCACGCCGGAAGATCGCAAGCTGCAGCAGCAGCAGGCACAACTACGGCAATTGCATTTCGAAGTGACCGACACCGAGCTGGACGCCCTGCTGCGCGAGCAGGTGTTGATCCAGCGCTTCAAGCCCGCGCTCAACCGCCGGCAACGCCTCCATGCCGTGACTACGCAACCGGAAAAAAAGAGCGGTATATTCATCGTACCGATCAAGCGGCCGGGGCATGGGATCGGCGGCGAACACGTGGTCGTCTATTTCCTTTCGCCCAGCGCCCTGCGACGGACCAGGCTGCCGGTGCGCCGCAAACCCGGCAAGCGGGTGCAGCAGCTGCTGGCAACTTTTTGGCGTGAAGGCGCCGCGGCACCAGCCGGCCCGCCGCCCTGCGAAGTCGAGCTTGCGGCACGATGGCTGGCACAAAATTGCAGTTGGGTGAGCAGGATCACCCCCGAGGAGTGTCGCGATCCGCAGGAGGCCGAAAGGAAGCTGGAAGCGGTGTTGAATGCGGGCGAGCTTTTCGAAACCAGTGTGAGAATCGTATCGCCGGTTGTTCCGGAGCAGGGGTAG
- a CDS encoding class IV adenylate cyclase, with translation MINLEFKARLHDRPALLAVLQTLPATFAGVFRQCDTYFQVASGRLKLREITPLTPAEAAPAECQLIYYQRPDVAAVKRSDYALAPVHDAGRMKQVLRQALGVRVVVVKRRELYLLAMPGGGIRIHLDQVEGLGEFVEVEAVAGDASHAARAEAEAHRLLHVFGVRRADLISGSYADMLMESPCS, from the coding sequence ATGATCAATTTGGAATTCAAGGCGCGCCTGCACGACCGGCCGGCGCTGCTGGCCGTTTTGCAAACGTTGCCGGCAACTTTTGCCGGTGTTTTCCGGCAGTGCGACACCTATTTTCAAGTTGCCAGCGGCCGCTTGAAGCTGCGTGAGATCACGCCGCTCACGCCGGCCGAGGCGGCGCCGGCGGAATGCCAGTTGATCTATTATCAACGGCCTGATGTGGCGGCGGTGAAACGCAGCGACTATGCCCTCGCGCCGGTGCATGACGCCGGCCGGATGAAGCAGGTGCTGCGCCAGGCGCTGGGGGTTCGCGTGGTGGTGGTGAAACGCCGCGAGCTTTATCTGCTGGCAATGCCGGGCGGCGGCATTCGCATTCACCTCGACCAGGTGGAGGGTCTGGGTGAATTCGTGGAGGTCGAAGCTGTGGCGGGCGACGCGAGCCACGCCGCGAGGGCGGAAGCAGAAGCGCACCGGCTGTTGCACGTCTTCGGCGTGCGCCGTGCCGATTTGATTTCCGGCTCATATGCGGATATGTTGATGGAGTCCCCATGTTCCTGA
- a CDS encoding PDZ domain-containing protein, with product MFLTRWMLMTLSLVVSAAAAPTLRYTVDVTDRRHHFLDLTITIEDFAERVLEFAMPAWSPGRYVIYDFAKNVSQVRAADEHGNPLAVERLDKQTWRLHKGKARRCELRYRVFANTLSGTFSQANEEHVHLSGASVFMYAVNYKHLPIMLVMPPPADWQVATGLSRAAAANTYFAPNYDILIDCPVEMGNFQQREFELYGKKHFVVVHNDGRGQNLEPLVRDLQAIVRTAERILRRGLPYEQYWFLCHFAPHLTTGDGMEHLNTAQLIVTSELADMTANAADHNYERLLLLAAHEFFHTWNVKRIRPAGLGPFDYSREVYSRNLWIAEGLTSYYAPLILKRMGFYTEREFLARLAAEIAAFEQHPGARQESAETTSMLTWLFLRTPIPLDDTRVKQHFTSYYNHGAVLGMLLDLEIRQRSNNRRSLDDVLATLYDRFFVCPPESYYLQGKGYTAADFQQVVEEMAGVSLDDFFAAFVRGTQAVDYNRFLQHAGLQLKVLEHSRPADVGLAWQAGGELVVAEVTLGSVADQAGLERGDKILAVNQREAFAANWEDLFAELASGAPVKFLFERRGRLREAATTYRPGRGFTYEIVPLVSATSSARELKDKWLGAL from the coding sequence ATGTTCCTGACGCGATGGATGCTCATGACCCTCAGCCTGGTTGTTTCCGCAGCAGCAGCACCAACCCTGCGCTACACTGTTGATGTCACTGACCGCCGGCATCATTTTCTCGACCTCACCATCACAATCGAGGACTTCGCCGAGCGTGTCCTGGAATTTGCCATGCCGGCCTGGTCGCCGGGCCGCTATGTGATTTATGATTTTGCCAAAAACGTCTCGCAGGTGCGGGCGGCGGATGAGCACGGCAATCCGCTGGCGGTGGAGCGCCTGGACAAGCAGACCTGGCGGTTGCACAAGGGCAAAGCGCGGCGCTGCGAGTTGCGCTACCGCGTCTTTGCCAACACGCTGTCGGGCACTTTCAGTCAGGCCAATGAGGAGCATGTCCATCTCAGTGGCGCGTCGGTTTTCATGTATGCTGTGAACTACAAGCACCTGCCCATCATGCTGGTCATGCCGCCGCCGGCGGACTGGCAGGTGGCCACCGGTCTGTCACGCGCGGCCGCGGCCAACACCTACTTCGCACCGAACTATGATATTTTGATCGACTGTCCGGTGGAAATGGGAAATTTTCAGCAGCGCGAATTCGAGCTGTACGGCAAAAAACATTTCGTGGTGGTGCACAACGACGGCCGCGGGCAGAATCTCGAACCCTTGGTGCGCGATCTGCAGGCCATCGTCCGCACCGCGGAGCGTATTCTGCGCCGCGGTTTGCCGTATGAGCAATATTGGTTTCTCTGCCATTTCGCGCCCCATCTCACCACCGGCGACGGCATGGAGCATCTCAATACCGCACAGCTTATCGTCACCAGCGAACTGGCCGACATGACCGCCAACGCTGCCGATCACAACTACGAACGCCTGCTGTTGCTGGCGGCGCACGAATTCTTTCATACGTGGAATGTCAAGCGCATTCGCCCCGCCGGGCTTGGCCCCTTTGATTACAGCCGTGAAGTTTACAGCAGAAATCTCTGGATCGCCGAGGGCCTGACCAGTTACTACGCGCCGCTGATCTTGAAGCGCATGGGCTTTTACACGGAGCGCGAATTCCTCGCGCGCCTGGCCGCGGAAATCGCCGCCTTCGAACAGCACCCGGGGGCACGCCAGGAGTCGGCCGAGACCACCAGCATGCTGACCTGGCTGTTTTTGCGCACGCCCATACCGCTGGACGACACCCGTGTCAAGCAGCATTTCACCTCGTACTACAACCACGGCGCCGTGCTGGGGATGCTGCTGGATTTGGAAATCCGGCAGCGCAGCAACAACCGGCGCTCGCTCGATGATGTGTTGGCCACGCTCTATGATCGTTTCTTCGTCTGCCCGCCGGAAAGCTACTACCTGCAGGGCAAAGGCTACACTGCCGCCGACTTCCAGCAAGTGGTGGAAGAAATGGCGGGCGTCAGTCTCGACGATTTTTTTGCCGCCTTTGTGCGCGGCACCCAGGCGGTGGACTACAACCGTTTCCTGCAGCATGCCGGCCTGCAACTCAAAGTGCTGGAACACAGCCGGCCGGCGGATGTCGGGCTGGCCTGGCAGGCAGGTGGCGAACTGGTGGTGGCGGAGGTGACTCTCGGCAGCGTGGCTGATCAGGCCGGTCTCGAACGTGGTGATAAAATTCTCGCAGTCAACCAGCGGGAAGCCTTTGCAGCAAATTGGGAGGATTTGTTTGCTGAGCTCGCCAGCGGCGCACCGGTCAAATTTCTTTTCGAACGACGTGGCCGCCTGCGCGAAGCCGCGACCACCTACCGGCCGGGACGTGGGTTCACTTACGAAATCGTCCCGCTCGTGTCCGCCACATCCTCCGCCCGTGAATTAAAAGACAAATGGCTCGGCGCACTCTGA
- a CDS encoding CHAD domain-containing protein, whose protein sequence is MNHSPSLNTRTISFAPVTLSADTPPLVCARQLILERAVEMARGEEGTRRGEDIEALHDMRVWSRRLREALEIFSFCFPERQYERLYNRVRQVTRTLGAARNADVAVAYFTEQLDHATELLERFALEDLLRRLVKQQKRERGRMQQRLSKKVKVAELPAAFESVFQKLAHVSSARRRGPRTAGRLARTLLGQRLQEVFKVRAALAGEDHVEGLHNLRIAVKKLRYALEVLGFAAGEAAAGSLGFFKKLQTVLGDLHDRDVFLALVQERSASLQQQPFSSLLLQGYEKVFARLAGERHRFYAKYFELFGRATLAEWRKRLVPPLPRPATPKTEAPAPPAAVN, encoded by the coding sequence ATGAATCATTCCCCTTCTCTCAATACCCGCACGATTTCCTTTGCGCCGGTGACACTCTCGGCCGACACCCCGCCGCTGGTTTGCGCCCGCCAGCTCATTCTCGAACGTGCGGTGGAGATGGCGCGCGGCGAAGAAGGCACACGCCGCGGCGAGGACATCGAAGCGCTGCATGACATGCGTGTGTGGTCGCGGCGTCTGCGCGAGGCGCTGGAGATTTTTTCCTTTTGCTTCCCCGAGCGGCAGTATGAGCGGTTGTATAACCGCGTACGGCAGGTCACCCGCACGCTGGGCGCGGCGCGCAATGCCGATGTGGCGGTGGCCTACTTTACCGAACAACTTGACCATGCGACGGAGCTGCTGGAGCGCTTCGCCCTCGAAGATTTGCTGCGCCGGCTGGTGAAGCAGCAAAAGCGCGAACGCGGGCGCATGCAGCAACGCCTGAGCAAAAAGGTCAAAGTGGCGGAATTGCCGGCCGCGTTCGAAAGTGTTTTTCAAAAACTCGCGCACGTGTCGTCCGCCCGGCGGCGTGGCCCGCGCACCGCCGGCCGGCTGGCCCGCACCCTGCTCGGGCAGCGCTTGCAGGAGGTGTTCAAGGTGCGCGCCGCCCTTGCTGGCGAAGATCATGTCGAGGGACTGCACAATTTGCGCATTGCTGTCAAAAAGCTGCGCTATGCCCTGGAAGTGCTCGGCTTCGCAGCCGGGGAGGCTGCCGCCGGGAGTCTGGGCTTCTTCAAGAAACTGCAAACCGTGCTGGGCGATTTGCACGACCGCGATGTTTTCCTCGCGCTGGTGCAGGAACGCTCTGCCTCGTTGCAGCAGCAGCCTTTTTCCAGCCTGCTGCTGCAAGGCTACGAGAAAGTGTTCGCCCGTCTGGCGGGCGAACGCCATCGGTTTTATGCAAAATATTTCGAGCTCTTTGGCCGGGCCACTCTGGCGGAATGGCGCAAGCGGCTGGTGCCGCCCCTGCCGCGGCCGGCGACTCCCAAAACCGAAGCGCCCGCACCACCGGCGGCCGTGAATTGA
- a CDS encoding oligosaccharide flippase family protein — protein MFASIKRLTHHSLVYGLGHMLARSLGFLLIPLHTNVLPSDLYGIASLLFSSMAVMTIVYGFGLDSAFLRYYIPARSPADKHRIFATAFWAITVVAALFSLVAWIAARPIADWLFEQPGYSHLVQLAAANLFCDALAFLPLLLLRAEERSVPFIAQRVVSVALSFLLNYLFLLPLGRGLAGIFEANLLASLLSFLLLLPLTLRHLRFAFDRHTLLLLLRFGLPFLPSTLAVVAIDQLDRFLLRLLTDLPTVGIYSAGYRLGLLMSLLVTAFRFAWVPFFMNTAADAGARAVFARVLTYFMFVCAVIFLAMSFFLEAIVRLRLGAFHLFGEAYWSGMFIVPIVMLAYWLYGVAQNFLAGITLQEKTAYFPLITGTSLLVNAGANLLLIPLFGMAGAAWATVAAYAIMALLSWVISQRLYFIAYECSRLVKIVVVTAVFYGVHALAAPAMWWRAALLLSFPLALAVVGFFEPQEWRAFQRMVARRLADRFMKKDKSVAEKINP, from the coding sequence ATGTTTGCCAGCATCAAAAGGCTGACTCATCATTCCCTCGTCTATGGCCTCGGGCACATGCTCGCCCGCTCCCTGGGGTTTTTGCTCATCCCTCTGCACACCAATGTTCTGCCCAGCGATCTTTACGGCATTGCCAGCCTGTTGTTCTCCAGCATGGCGGTGATGACGATTGTCTACGGCTTCGGTTTGGATTCGGCGTTTCTGCGATACTACATCCCGGCCCGCTCGCCCGCGGACAAGCACCGCATTTTTGCCACCGCCTTCTGGGCGATCACAGTGGTGGCGGCGTTGTTTTCGTTGGTGGCGTGGATCGCCGCCCGGCCGATCGCCGACTGGCTGTTCGAGCAGCCCGGTTATTCGCACTTGGTGCAACTGGCTGCTGCCAACCTCTTTTGCGATGCCCTGGCGTTCTTGCCTCTTTTACTTTTGCGCGCGGAAGAGCGTTCCGTGCCCTTCATCGCCCAGCGCGTGGTCAGCGTTGCGCTCAGCTTCCTGCTCAATTACTTGTTCCTGCTCCCACTCGGTCGCGGCCTGGCCGGTATCTTCGAAGCCAATCTCCTGGCTTCGCTGTTGTCCTTCCTGCTGCTGTTGCCGCTCACCCTGCGCCATCTGCGCTTCGCCTTCGACCGGCACACGCTGCTCCTCCTGCTGCGGTTCGGTCTGCCTTTCCTGCCCTCGACGCTGGCGGTGGTCGCCATTGATCAGCTCGACCGCTTTTTACTCCGCCTGCTGACCGATCTGCCAACAGTCGGCATTTACAGTGCCGGCTATCGGCTGGGCTTGTTGATGAGTCTGCTGGTCACGGCTTTTCGGTTTGCCTGGGTGCCTTTTTTCATGAACACCGCGGCGGACGCCGGTGCCCGGGCCGTGTTTGCCCGCGTCCTCACCTATTTCATGTTCGTCTGCGCGGTGATCTTTCTGGCCATGAGTTTTTTTCTCGAGGCCATCGTGCGCCTGCGCCTGGGCGCGTTTCATCTGTTCGGCGAGGCCTACTGGAGCGGCATGTTCATTGTGCCGATCGTGATGCTCGCCTACTGGCTGTATGGCGTGGCGCAAAACTTTTTGGCCGGCATCACCCTGCAGGAGAAGACTGCTTATTTTCCCCTCATCACCGGCACCAGCCTGTTGGTGAATGCCGGTGCCAATCTCCTGCTCATTCCGCTGTTCGGCATGGCCGGTGCGGCCTGGGCCACGGTGGCCGCCTACGCCATCATGGCGCTGCTGTCCTGGGTGATTTCGCAGCGGCTGTATTTCATCGCCTATGAATGTTCGCGTCTCGTGAAAATCGTAGTGGTAACGGCGGTGTTTTACGGGGTGCATGCGCTGGCGGCGCCGGCCATGTGGTGGCGCGCCGCATTGCTGTTGTCCTTTCCGCTCGCGCTCGCGGTTGTGGGATTCTTCGAGCCGCAGGAGTGGCGGGCGTTCCAACGGATGGTGGCCCGCCGGCTGGCTGACAGGTTCATGAAAAAGGATAAAAGTGTTGCGGAAAAAATCAACCCCTGA
- a CDS encoding response regulator, whose amino-acid sequence MSVTDTPNPSPAAAPSIKIITIDDEAPIRHLIRHALRREHYEIVEAGNGREGLEIIRRELPDLIVMDVVMPEMNGLDTLKAIRADARIAHIPVLLLTGFRDSEKLEAALRLPRTDFLPKPFLVEVLKERVRKMIAENNGGRNE is encoded by the coding sequence GTGAGTGTGACCGACACCCCCAATCCCAGCCCCGCAGCGGCACCGTCCATCAAAATCATCACGATTGACGATGAAGCGCCGATCCGGCATCTCATTCGTCATGCCCTGCGCCGGGAACACTATGAAATCGTGGAGGCGGGCAACGGCCGGGAGGGCCTGGAGATCATCCGCCGCGAGCTGCCGGATTTGATCGTGATGGACGTGGTCATGCCGGAGATGAACGGCCTCGACACGCTCAAAGCCATCCGCGCCGACGCCAGAATTGCCCACATCCCGGTGCTGCTGCTCACCGGATTCCGGGATTCCGAAAAACTCGAAGCCGCCCTGCGCCTGCCGCGCACTGACTTCCTGCCCAAGCCCTTTCTTGTCGAAGTGCTGAAGGAGCGCGTGCGCAAGATGATTGCCGAAAACAACGGCGGACGCAACGAGTGA